The Papaver somniferum cultivar HN1 chromosome 6, ASM357369v1, whole genome shotgun sequence genome segment agtgttgagcggaatcatcgggatttgatgcacaggcataggagcgaccgtaggatgctgaaatgcttcgatctgacggctgaaatccgagacgggcttggatatagaaaatgggtttgggtgaggattttgggccttgggtatgccaagcccatatcttctttaagaacaactcttccttcttgagcccattcctagctttttggtcttccgcacatcactcttcgcggcttccttgcgtaattcctcctggcttttcactacttttctgctctttttgctccgcaactcatccaatctttatttattacctaaaaatgcaaaattaagtaagaaaaatatttattcttgaaaacaatgaaaatacagaatatgggataaaatgtagaattaatgcacaaaagatgagttaaatgccaagaaaaatatatagaaatatgcactttttagcactcatcaaatacccccaaacctgaattttacttgtcctcaagtaaaacaaaactaaggaaatcctaactataccactgtcgctggtctctcgaatgcatttagcgtatgcactaagccttttaaaccactaagtgtccctagtggacgagttgaagtctcgtgaaggtttgcttagaacgtacctacaaagttctaggtcaaaatataagctcagattccatcaaatgtgacatgtgcaaaacagtttaagctcacagcaaaatggagatgtcaatctagctatcaaaggcacaatcctagcactgataacaaaaaaatgacatgtgataagagtgtaaagtgtatctacacatgtgtaaagaaagatctgaagttatgactactaatcaccaagagatagtttctcaggctaagaaccaaggtcgaaatctagctagctgtccggactttacgagaattgtgaatgagttggaggtatttcacaattactcgcgttgtacatcaatggcatacacccttccttgcttattacaataaaacacaaaagatgactctttacatgactcttatttacattgaccactctcttttatttttggaacaagagaggatggaattgaaaaatacttgatttttttttttttttttacatagaaacacttttgatacatatacaaaaggaaacaaaagattacatgacactttgcaagaggtagccctttttgatgcacccagttaaattcgatggttgtttttcttaatgtaacctccaccttctatcccaaccaaccaaagaacaagctagtcaagtttcgttcagtattctaaagtgattggcaatcgtgacttcctatcaaacaccttgaagatcgaggctatacatatattggtagatcgtgcgcgtgcaaatttcttatcactatgtgaattgtgctagaatcagggtgcctaaatatctagactaagactcttaataattacatatttgcacaagagtcaacatttcaaggtaaatgagctccatttttatgtttttatcatttttctaattttttttggaatttttcaaattttttcaaaaagagggagttcttgttttcaattatggcatattatcatggtatctactctataccccaaacctaaactaaacattgtcctcaatgtttaaaaatatggaaagaattaaaatgcaacatatggaaagggacatgctgagtagagtaaaaggagagagaatacccgatttcggcgaaagcagaattaaaactccgttatccaaggcaaaactccaacatattcggagtcacaatggatgagcacaaaatatatacaaaaggaaattgaactaacacattatctacaagaaaatttggtttttaatgggattggactttttgggaaaaatttggttttgtcgggagacatttggttttgatgggaaaaagaaaaattttggtttttagggaaacatttggaaaactttggtttttatgggagaaatttttggtttttgaatgggagagaaaatatttatttatttatttatttattttaaaagaaaataaaatttggttttttttgaatttgggagcaagcccactgttggtcctctaatggaatgggaggaaggctgcggcccacgaaacactaagttataattttgaaagtttaatttggcccagttggttaaggcccgacgtttgttttaaaactttggtttcgaggtccactcttgagtggaaacaagcccacaatcggttacaagctcagctgggtttaaacccagagtccaaaatacaagtccaatgaaagaatttaaacaagcccacaaattaaacaaacaagcccacaaaaattaattacaaacccaacagaaaataaaaagcccaaaaattggctttaatattacaagcccacaattaaaaattggaagcccacaattcgggttctcttaaatgggttaccttttaagcacagcccagctgctctgatattgttgcaaaaacccagttggtctttggttcttttccttggtggcgtcccaacagaggaaaaactggttcagaacagcaggtccaacagcaaatgaagtgaagcagatgcagatgcaaatgctatgcagtgaaatgcaaaaatagctaataaaactacaagaaaaacacagcaccaatccccggcagcggcgccaaaaacttggtgtgcccgggaaagcgtataaaattgaagcgaaatgaaaacgggcctacagtaataccgcaagtgcacggtcgtcagttgtagctcgtgcaagtacgggtcgatccacagagactgggggtgttttgtagtttctagctattttgggctctaaaattgctattgttgggctttgggtaccaatggattttggtaaccaatgggttatgattgtgctttgggcctttgaatactcttggaatgaattggggtgttgtcttaatgaaatgaactgagcttgggctcagttggttttgtagtgcactagactttggttttgaatttgggcttgggcttagtgtagtgaactgagcttggtaacagtgaactgggccttaggccttaacctgaactgtggctgggccttgaactaaactttggtcttagctgagccaagctcagttgcagcagcagcagtgcaaagggcaggtgctcagcagggaaagggagagcaggagctgttcaggcagacaaggtaaagcaggctctaggcagacagggcactaaatcacacaggaccaaggatggcatttacaatgacatgtacaaagaaaaagtgacaatggtatatacatggaagcaacacagggcaaaaggatgaaaatttacaatggcaatgaagatggtagtgaaataatgagacaatggatgataaaacaaaaaacacaagaaaacagatacaaatacaaaacacaaaacaggtgacagaacaatgaaactaaacaaaaacaatggaaccaaggcctaagccaagggcaatgaagATGAGaaattacagatacaaaacagagaaacaacacaactaggttatgaatccaccttgtgacctagccagatagtgtaattctatgttaaatccctgtccctaatggagctaggtgaaggttcaagcctgcctatgttccagggtatacataaatggaatggaaggagaagaagcttgctcaactgtttactcctagcattgactgtcttttgacagcacaatcaatcacaagcacagttgagcactaaattcctccattactcaatcaactcaatttacatgaattataacctagcattccaccactaacagtgacttaaggcatcatctcagcctagctatacacatacacatgtgagctcacataacagcaacaaaaacaaaacaattactaaacagagcattgaactgaacataaacaaacacagaagacataaaacaaaaacatgaactgaattgaaactaaataagagtaatggaataaacataaagatagttgcaaattaaacactaacccttgagacactggctattccagtgctcttgggtgacacactggctaatccaggcataagcctttacatcacacccacagtcccctttttatacccaattacataattagggtttgcacccttttcacccaaaaattcccaaaacagtagacattagggttctacctaatgtgacagaaaatcacagttaggttcaattacctaccctatatcacccactttatcttctccatgctctatctcaacctaattaggatttatgtaaaaacccccaaattgacagaactagggtttggtaaattcttacccaaattgatgcgattacacgctactgacttcgacccattcttctccttagtctcctgctcctctccatgcctctgatttcttctctagccctagctattgtaccaatttctttcctagggttttctgagaaagaaaagaaaagaaattggtaggatagatggctagaagatggggggaatgattatagtggagttggtggtggtgtttaggtggctatggagtaggtggtggcgatggcagtggaagggtgatggtggtggttctgcacagggtatggtggagaggaagaaggtgaaggtcgattgttatgggaagaaggggatgtttggttaggtcatagggttcggtcgctatggtgtgtagcgggatcatcgagttcgatgtttggcgaatctcgaccgtgggatatggagatgaaagatcaatctgacggtgagatgaattggatcctgaagcgaccgttggattatacaatacaacaaaattaacgacaccagatggagttaggtgttgtagtgttaagcgaaagtatcgaggtttgatgcgcaggcaaagaagcgatcgttggattcaactacaatctaatctgaaggcttggaatttaagcgctgtggtgttttgcagagacttcagattttgatgatctacgaaggagcgaccgtaggatttcgacgtagtcccatctaacggctgagaatggaggcggttatggatatagaaaatgggtttgggtaagggttttgggccttgggtatgccaagcccatatcttctttaagaacaattcttccttcttgagcccattcctagctttttggacgtgtgctccattctttgcggcttccttgcgtaattcttcccggcttttcactacttttctgctcttttcgctccgcgactcatccgaacttcacttattacctaaaaatgcaagattaagtaagaaaaatatttattcttgaaaacaatgaaaatacagaatatgggataaaatgtagaattaatgcacaaaagatgagttaaatgccaagaaaaatatataaaaatatgcactttttagcactcatcagtagcCCTCTGCAAGACTTATAGAGAAGCACGTATTGTACTTAGATTATTCCACTGTGACAGTGACATCAAATACTAAAAATGCGTCGGTTTGGATTATAAATGATTAACCATATAATGAACTGCATTTAACATATAAGATGCATGGATAATGTTGTTTTTCAATGGTGTACATAACTTGGGTGACTAAGATACTCGGATAATGTTGTTTTTAAAGGAAATGTGAGCGCCCAACTTTATGATGAAACCTGAACAAAAATTCCaaactaaaaattgaaaaagatcAGATATTATTTTATAAATTGCATGTATAAGTTTCATCCTATGAGATCGTTATACGGAAGACATGAACTTGATACAGTCATAAAACAAGCTTATTGAAAAACTGGCCTTGGTTTGGTTAATCAACTCCCTCTCCCCCACTAAGGAACAATAATTCCTCGCTCCACTATTGCTTGGCGTATACTATATGTCTGAGATTTGTGAACGCGGATACATTTTTATTCGAAAAGACGGTGATGATTTGGAGAGACTCTGTAATCCATTTTAGTGGAAATCGCCAGGGCAGGGCCGTCTTAGGGGCAAGGCGGTCACCTAGGGCCCAAAATTTTAAGGggtcaaaataaaaaaagattcttctaatagtagttaaTGTGTAACATATAATGAGTAAAGTGTTATGTATCACTTAGTTGCATTACAGATAATTTGTAACACTTATAGTTGTTAGCAAATGGTTTCTAATAGCTACAAAAGTTACTTAAAATCTTAGCTTTTGAAAACAACAACCAGTTTGGGCGGTAGTTTATGCCAAAATTTCGGCTTAGAACCCAAAATCTAACCAAAAGAGCTGAAATTTTTGTTACGGCCATAACCTAATTCAAGTTATCGCGTTAAACatacaaaatctattttcctaTAATCTAAAATTTTAACTCTTACAATGATTTGGTGACCCATaaaaaatcccaaatttcaaGTTCGCATAGGACATCCTAGAAGAGTAAGACGGTCTTGCGCCAGGGAAGTAATTATAGTTTCTACATAAGTCAAAGTACATGAACAAATGAAAGTGTTTCCGGTTCAACATGATTTGCTCCATCAAAAATACAAGTGGGTTACAACATTGTGTAAGTATGTTTTCTGAATTAATTAATAACTTATGTGGATCTTTGAATGTTAGTAATTTCTATTTTGTATTTCTTATGTCTTTTATTAACGGTCTTATTTGACTAAGTCAAGTTATTAAAGAGACCGATGAGAATCTCGTGACCAACCATATTAAATGTTATATTATTACTGAAAAAAAGAAATGTATCAGGTAATTTTATTATTCTGGGGAATGTTTAAAAGAGTCCTATagccataaatatttttatttagaaaatatagccgcaaatatttttatttataaagggAATGGAGATAGATAAAAAGCTTTATAAAGAATCTGAtagttaatatttttttatttaaaaatgaATGAAAGTTGATAAGAAACATCTTAAATAGATTTATTTATCTATATATTGAGATAcaatttaaaatttaggattaagtttatattaaaaatgattagTTTAATGAGAAAATATGTCTATAAAAAGAACGAATAGATAAAAAGGACAGAGCAAAACAGAATAGAAGACAGATAAATTAAAAAAGACAGAGAGAGTATTTGATTCTGATTTTTCTATGTTATTTTAGTTCTAATTATTCTTTATTTAgtgattaattttatttaaaGTATTTTTAGTTTTATGCAAAGAAAGAAAACCAGAAAAAGTTattaagtttttgaaaaaattacTACATCTATTTAACCTCAACGATATACCAAAAATATCGAAGGACATCATCGAAACTGGGGAGCTTATAAAAATCAAATGGGCAAACGAGAATCTTTTGAGAATATTATCACGTATCGCGATCTCTATGAcgcttttgctgatgaagtacaTGCATATAATGATTTAATGGACcagaaaattcaaaaataaaatacattAAAAAGCAAAAAAAGGAAAGCATAAACTCCAGAAATTAAATAAATATCAAAACTAGAAACATTCGGAAAGACATAActttttaatttgttttcttttattacaTTGTGTTTTTATTAGTTTATTGGATGTTTTATTAATTTTCAGGATCATAAGCTTATTGAATTTTAAAACATCATAAGCCAAACACTGGCCCGTGCATAGCACGGATGATCAACTAGTATAGTCAAATTTGGTGGAGATGAGTTTCTTAGACTCGGCCTCATCTTAGTCTGTCTTAAATTATGTAAATTTTAGCCATAAACTGCAAAGAAATGCAACACTTGTGTGTATTTCAAGGCTTGCAATTTGCTTTTGATTCAAATTTTCAGAGACAGAGTTAATAACCAAAATGTCTCGGGACATTTTTATCCTGTTGTGAAGCAATATATAAGTGAAAATTCAATTGTGGGTGTAGGACTGAGAGTTCTGAACTAATGGAGTCTTAcattatgtttgtttactcctgactcatttgagtcgtctggatctgagtgaaatcacctgactcatctgaatctgactcgatatgtttgttttgagtcagatctgactcaaaaaaatgtgagtcagtggtttggtcccgtgagtcaggggtattttgttacctgactcaaatgggtccgaatcaggggttatgtctgagtcataggtcgagtcagatctgactcaaaatgcaaaacaaacggtctgactactgactcggcccgagtcagaggttgactcagatccagacgccgagtcagctgcaaacaaacaagatgttagTTATGATTGGCCTGCACACTAATAACCTAGTGCAGGTATGGGATAAAACAGGTTTTACCATCTCAAAATATCCCGTGGTCTGGAATCTGAATAATGTGCAAGGTATGGGAGTAAAAGAAAAAGTAAAGAAAAGGAAGAGACGCGTTGTATTccaacaagaagaaaagaacaagaCCTCAGAAAAGGAGAAAAGGAGATATCTTTAACTAGTTGTTTCATCATGAGGAGTAATCAAGTTAGAAAAAGCAGAATAGAAGAAAAAAGTTAAGACTAACAGAAAGACATTCATTTCCCACTGTATTGCTTCTGCTTTCAAATTTTACAAGTCTGCTACACATAATATGGGTCTCATTCATACATATATCAATATAAAGCTTCACAGAAAAGAAAAGATTTAGACTTCGACGAAAACGGAATTGATTGAATATGAAGGCATTGCAGGGTAGACAAGAAGCACATGAATAACCTAGACAAGCTAAGCTTGTTCTTATTAGAAAGATGTGTATGCATCTATTTTACTACATATTAGAGTGCAAGCAGGTTTGTAGTATAGAAGAAATATTTAGGGTTGACGTATTGAACGAGAGATCATAACCTTGAGATACTGGCAAGGACAAACAATTCTTGTGGCTCTTGTTTCATCTAGATGCCCAGTCTTTACGAATATCAAAAGTGTAGTCGATCTCTAAGTAGCACTTGTTATCATCATCCAAAAACTGCAGCAAGTATACCGGATCCTTGTTAATCCCAAAACAATAAACTTCTGAGAATGATTAATGATTCTTAGAGAATTTCAACCCTGAGCAAACAATTCTTCAGCGTATACGAATATGGGTAATGTGCGTACGAAGGCGACTTATCTTAGTGACTAAATGTTAAGTATATTGGGTCCCTTCAAGAAAATCAACATACCTTACATGAACTGATTATTTGCCTATGCATCAGTGTATTAGATAACTATGGGTTAAGTTGAAAGTAGAAGTGGTTCCGGCTGAGAATTATATACCTTTGTTTTTGCTGAATATTGTCCCCTAGCAAATATACCCGAAGGTGTGGTTTCTTCAGGCATTTCATGTTTATAAGGCTCTTCCTGCGGACTGAAAGTCCCAAGCATCTCTTTTGTGCTGTCCACTGAAAATTAAGAAAAGACACTTGAGTGAATAAAATGACTCGATCTTAGCTTACACAGATATGCACAAGTTTAAGGTGGACAAATGCCAACCACCTGAACGAAATTGAGATGTCATACAGCAAATGAAATAGTACAGAACATCCTCCCCACAACATATGACCATGGATCTAAACCATTCAGAAAACTAATAAATACCATCTGGTCCGGGTATgtcgtttttcttttcttttttttgccttCTGTCATTGTAATTTAGTGATTCCTTTTGATCAGTTAATTCTTTTATTACATGACCTGCCTTTGTTATCAACTTGCAAAAAAGAATTACATGAATCCAAAACCCAAATGTAGCACTTCCAATCATTCTCTAGAGTGTGGAAACAATAGGTCTAAATTCGAATTGAGTACCTTCTTTTCGTGTACGATATCTGTTAATAATATTGAAGACAGGGAACAATCTATAACAATATTTACGGAGTGTTACCGTATGATAGGGAGGCAATTAGAGAAGTGGCAGAGCTTACCCTTGACAGCAGTTTTCCATACTGTGTTGGTATATTTCAGGCCAGATACAATGTTATTGCTGACTTTAAAAGAGAACTCAAGGCTGTAACGGCTATTTTCTTTCAAAGTAAACCATAATCCCTTGGGGTTTCCTTCCTCAGGAATTGGAAGAACAATCGCATCTCTACCAGGGGAATTGATTGAAAGACTCAAAATCTTCACATCTGGGTCCAACGTTTCTATGACAAGAGAAAACCACAAACACAATgtaaaataatacataaaatcatcaaataatgTAACCAACAACAAGTGACAATGCACCAACCAAAAATCAAGATCACTAAATGTGGTCTCAATAGGGAGTATCATTCAATGACCTTGACATATGACCCCAAATAATTTCTTTAGTATTGAGAAAAAGAAATTGAATACCTCCAACAGAATTCAAGTCCACACTCCCAAGAAGCTGCTCTTTCCACCTCCTTAGACTCTCATCTTCCTTATCCTTTTCAAGTTGTTCTTTGAGGGTGCGCTGAGGACCCAACTCGATTGTTcgctcttcatcatcttcttcatcatcctcttgaTCTGTTGTTACATCCAATGAAGCCTGACTCGTTTGTCTAttaagttcttcttcttcttctgttttatGAACTTCCTCTTCACCATCTTTATCTTTATCCAATCCCATCTCTTAAATTTGCCTTCAACGAACCCAAACTCACAAAGACATCAACAACTAATAGCCAAACCTAAAGGCAACACCCTTCAGCAAATTAAC includes the following:
- the LOC113288083 gene encoding rho GDP-dissociation inhibitor 1-like, translating into MGLDKDKDGEEEVHKTEEEEELNRQTSQASLDVTTDQEDDEEDDEERTIELGPQRTLKEQLEKDKEDESLRRWKEQLLGSVDLNSVGETLDPDVKILSLSINSPGRDAIVLPIPEEGNPKGLWFTLKENSRYSLEFSFKVSNNIVSGLKYTNTVWKTAVKVDSTKEMLGTFSPQEEPYKHEMPEETTPSGIFARGQYSAKTKFLDDDNKCYLEIDYTFDIRKDWASR